A single genomic interval of Bradyrhizobium sp. AZCC 1693 harbors:
- a CDS encoding GspE/PulE family protein translates to MRDLSAETFRQHLLEKYSLPARARARVESPTNSTLTRPLRELWEATDLSAAEFADEVSDYWGVVRLGLPQLLAAVPCLDGFSRRFLRESTIFPVRAPNGSYRLAVADPSDTAAIRAAEIVFGEPVEVAVASFEDITTVLDQRIEADDAATGQGAKASSQQSDDDIESLRDLASGAPVVRALNDLLERAVELRASDIHIEPFRTGLVVRMRVDGLLRAMPSPTGIPPQALISRVKILAGLNIAERRLPQDGAARIRASRAELDVRVATMPTQAGESAVIRLLPRDRGLLEMGKLGLSTRDEAIMTRLLALPHGMIVVTGPTGSGKTTTLATMLSILNEPTRKILTIEDPVEYEIPGINQSQVKPSIGLTFASAMRSFVRQDPDVIMVGEIRDAETAHIAIHAALTGHLVLTTLHTETAAAAVPRLIDLGIEGFLLKSTLRAVVAQRLVRVLCDRCKVPHQLTSADIDNDPRFAVIGFRAGEVIHEAGGCERCGGTGYRGRNGVFEILEMSDEVRKLVGPQTDSHTVDAAAMQRGMTTMLADAVAKCRAGMTTVPEVFRVTTVR, encoded by the coding sequence ATGCGAGACCTGTCCGCAGAGACCTTCCGGCAGCACCTTCTGGAAAAATATTCCTTGCCCGCGCGGGCGCGGGCCCGTGTCGAATCCCCAACGAATTCAACCTTGACGCGCCCGCTTCGCGAGCTGTGGGAAGCCACCGATCTTTCGGCGGCCGAGTTCGCCGACGAGGTTTCCGACTACTGGGGCGTGGTGCGGCTGGGCCTGCCGCAGCTTCTGGCGGCGGTGCCATGCCTCGACGGATTTTCACGTCGCTTTCTGCGCGAGTCCACGATCTTTCCGGTGCGCGCGCCGAACGGAAGCTACCGGCTTGCCGTCGCCGATCCCTCCGATACCGCCGCCATTCGCGCCGCTGAAATCGTGTTCGGCGAACCGGTCGAAGTGGCCGTGGCCTCCTTCGAGGACATCACCACCGTGCTCGACCAGCGCATCGAGGCCGACGATGCCGCAACCGGGCAGGGCGCCAAGGCGTCGAGCCAGCAATCCGACGACGATATCGAAAGCCTGCGCGATCTCGCCAGCGGCGCGCCGGTCGTGCGCGCGCTCAACGACCTCCTGGAGCGTGCGGTCGAGCTCCGCGCCAGCGACATCCACATCGAGCCGTTCCGCACCGGGCTCGTGGTACGCATGCGCGTCGACGGATTGTTGCGCGCGATGCCGTCGCCCACCGGCATCCCGCCGCAAGCGCTGATCTCGCGCGTAAAGATTCTGGCCGGCCTCAACATCGCCGAGCGCCGCCTGCCGCAGGATGGCGCCGCGCGGATTCGCGCCAGCCGCGCCGAACTCGACGTGCGCGTCGCGACCATGCCGACGCAGGCCGGCGAGAGCGCCGTGATCCGTTTGTTGCCGCGCGACCGCGGCCTGCTGGAGATGGGCAAGCTCGGCCTCTCGACCCGCGACGAGGCGATCATGACGCGGCTTCTGGCGCTGCCGCATGGCATGATCGTGGTGACGGGACCGACCGGCAGCGGCAAGACCACGACGCTGGCGACCATGCTGTCGATCCTCAACGAGCCGACGCGCAAGATTCTCACCATCGAGGACCCGGTCGAATACGAAATTCCCGGAATCAACCAGTCGCAGGTCAAGCCGTCGATCGGCCTGACCTTTGCGTCGGCGATGCGTTCCTTTGTCCGCCAGGACCCAGATGTGATCATGGTCGGCGAAATCCGCGACGCCGAGACCGCGCACATCGCCATCCATGCAGCGCTGACGGGCCATCTGGTGCTGACGACCCTGCACACCGAGACTGCGGCTGCGGCCGTGCCGCGCCTGATCGATCTCGGCATCGAAGGGTTTCTGCTCAAATCCACGTTGCGGGCCGTGGTCGCGCAGCGCTTGGTGCGGGTGCTCTGCGACCGCTGCAAGGTGCCGCACCAGCTCACGTCAGCCGATATCGACAACGACCCCCGTTTCGCCGTGATCGGCTTCAGGGCCGGCGAGGTGATTCATGAAGCCGGCGGCTGCGAGCGCTGCGGCGGCACTGGCTACCGCGGCCGTAACGGCGTGTTCGAGATCCTCGAAATGAGCGATGAGGTGCGCAAGCTGGTCGGGCCGCAGACGGATTCGCACACCGTCGATGCCGCGGCGATGCAGCGCGGCATGACCACGATGCTGGCGGATGCGGTGGCCAAATGCCGCGCCGGCATGACCACCGTGCCCGAGGTGTTCCGCGTCACGACGGTTCGGTGA
- a CDS encoding type II secretion system F family protein, whose translation MPNYRYRALNGNGELVSGAIAAAAASEVAQRIERLGLVLVDNVTLEEGGSARSAFSLFNKPKPEDVTLFTRDLALLLRAGARINDGLELLAADPDFGRLRPVVADIRSRVVAGESFAEALARHEGLFPPMYVALIRVGEASGSLDQVLEVLADERTRTEALKRRLGDAIRYPLFVLGAAACVLLFFLTFVLPQFASVLQDFGAKVDPFILSFLNFSTFLRAHSDAVLAITAALIATAWLSLRQESVRRGFMNAAARLPVVREVMKFYRTSLFCRNLGLLLGSGVNLTTTLRILVDMMSSVGSSAVWSDAADRVRHGAKLSDALADTKALPPMAVRMLRLGDETGQLPVLAGRVAEFYESKLQRTLDRVVAIAGPAAIIVISIVVGGLIVSVMTALMSVSQIVG comes from the coding sequence ATGCCGAATTACCGATATCGCGCGCTCAACGGCAACGGCGAACTGGTCTCCGGCGCGATCGCCGCAGCCGCAGCCAGCGAAGTTGCGCAGCGGATCGAGCGTCTTGGCCTCGTTCTGGTCGACAACGTCACGCTGGAGGAAGGTGGCTCGGCGCGCAGCGCCTTCAGTCTCTTCAACAAGCCCAAGCCCGAGGACGTAACCCTGTTCACGCGCGATCTGGCGCTGTTGCTGCGCGCCGGTGCCCGGATCAATGATGGCCTCGAACTGCTGGCCGCCGATCCCGATTTCGGCCGGTTGCGCCCGGTGGTCGCCGACATCAGGTCGCGCGTCGTCGCAGGCGAGAGCTTTGCCGAAGCGCTGGCGCGGCACGAGGGATTATTCCCGCCAATGTATGTGGCGCTGATCCGGGTTGGCGAAGCCTCCGGCTCGCTCGACCAGGTGCTGGAAGTGCTGGCCGATGAGCGGACCCGCACCGAGGCGCTGAAGCGCCGGCTTGGTGATGCCATCCGCTATCCGCTGTTTGTGCTGGGTGCGGCAGCTTGCGTGCTGTTGTTCTTCCTCACATTCGTGCTGCCGCAATTCGCCAGCGTGCTGCAGGATTTCGGCGCCAAGGTCGATCCGTTTATCCTCAGCTTCCTGAATTTCTCGACGTTCCTGCGCGCCCATTCCGACGCGGTGCTAGCGATCACGGCGGCCCTGATCGCAACCGCCTGGCTCTCGCTGCGCCAAGAGAGCGTTCGCCGCGGTTTCATGAATGCGGCGGCAAGATTGCCCGTCGTTCGCGAGGTGATGAAGTTCTACCGCACCTCGCTGTTCTGCCGGAATTTGGGGCTGCTGCTCGGCAGCGGGGTCAATTTGACGACGACGCTGCGCATTCTCGTCGACATGATGTCGTCGGTCGGCTCCTCGGCGGTATGGAGCGACGCCGCCGACCGTGTCCGCCATGGCGCAAAGCTGTCGGATGCGCTGGCCGACACCAAGGCGCTGCCGCCGATGGCGGTCCGGATGCTACGGCTCGGCGATGAAACCGGGCAATTGCCTGTTCTGGCCGGGCGCGTCGCCGAATTCTATGAATCGAAATTGCAGCGGACGCTCGATCGCGTGGTGGCGATCGCAGGGCCTGCGGCGATCATCGTCATCAGTATTGTGGTTGGCGGTCTGATCGTGTCTGTGATGACCGCGCTGATGTCCGTCAGCCAGATTGTGGGTTAG